A genomic window from Brassica oleracea var. oleracea cultivar TO1000 chromosome C8, BOL, whole genome shotgun sequence includes:
- the LOC106309281 gene encoding uncharacterized protein At4g04775-like produces the protein MIQLCRIFTSKTTKNPGRLFHGCPNGSEEDKNHLFKWTDESAVEEIDDMKSLYDDKIGRLELQSQRCEDVVRSYEKKIEDLGDALAGFEKEMKEMKELVHGYEKDVKSLKKMVVCGVGMMIVYYYFAMY, from the exons ATGATACAG CTATGTAGGATTTTTACATCCAAAACGACCAAGAACCCAGGGAGACTTTTCCATGGTTGTCCTAATGGTAGTGAAGAG GATAAGAATCATTTGTTCAAATGGACGGATGAGTCTGCTGTGGAGGAAATTGATGATATGAAGAGCTTGTATGATGACAAAATCGGCCGTTTGGAGCTTCAGTCTCAGAGATGTGAAGATGTAGTGAGAAGCTATGAAAAAAAGATTGAAGATTTGGGTGATGCTTTGGCTGGGTTTGAAAAAGAGATGAAGGAGATGAAAGAGTTGGTTCACGGGTATGAGAAAGATGTGAAGAGCTTGAAGAAGATGGTAGTTTGTGGAGTTGGAATGATGATTGTGTACTACTATTTTGCTATGTACTAA